A part of Corvus hawaiiensis isolate bCorHaw1 chromosome 25, bCorHaw1.pri.cur, whole genome shotgun sequence genomic DNA contains:
- the SIDT2 gene encoding SID1 transmembrane family member 2 isoform X3 → MSGAGAAALAWALLAGALLSPPPVRPQLQPQLQPQPRRDRDVQEKEAQFNTTYIDWVDANLLNIYAFNHSVRRNRTEGVRVSVNVLSDHKDRPVLFVVRQKEAVVSFQVPLILRGLYQRKYAYQEVSRTLCQPQTKAEVETQHFYVDVSTLSLNTSYQLRVTRVENFVLRTNERFSFNATAAQPQYFKYEFPEEVDSVIVKVTSAMAFPCSVISIQDILCPVYDLDNNVAFIGMYQTMTKKAAITVQKKDFPSHSFYVVVVVKTEDEVCGGPLPYYPLSKGASPDEPVDQHNRQKTLEVMVSPAITSEAYVRSVLFCLGIFLSFYVLTLLIACWESCRQHKRKGLLAAMDSPNLDTASLLGHSRSIPDSFLNHGPYDSYGYGSFGNGSSSSTEGITDSLGSAEVSYNYVGERSLENVAGRPRMDSLSSIEEDDYDTLADIDYDKNVIRTKQYLCVADLARKDKRVLRKKYQIYFWNIATIAVFYALPVVQLVITYQTVVNVTGNQDICYYNFLCAHPLGNLSAFNNILSNLGYVLLGLLFLLIILQREINYNRALLRNDAHALECGIPKHFGLFYAMGTALMMEGLLSACYHVCPNYTNFQFDTSFMYMIAGLCMLKLYQKRHPDINASAYSAYACLALVIFFSVVGVVFGKGNTAFWIVFSVIHIVATLLLSTQLYYMGRWKLDSGILRRILHVLYTDCVRQCSGPMYVDRMVLLVMGNIINWSLAAYGLIVRPNDFASYLLAIGICNLLLYFAFYIIMKLRSGERIKLIPLLCIISTSVVWGFALFFFFQGLSTWQKTPAESREHNRDCILLDFFDDHDIWHFLSSIAMFGSFLVLLTLDDDLDCVQRDKIYVF, encoded by the exons ATGTCGGGCGCCGGGGCGGCCGCGCTGGCCTGGGCGCTGCTGGCCGGGGCACTGCTGTCCCCGCCGCCCGTccggccccagctccagccccagctccagccccagccgcGCAGGGACCGCGACGTGCAGGAAAAGGAAGCGCAGTTCAACACCACCTACATCGACTGGGTGGACGCCAACCTGCTCAACATCTACGCCTTCAACCACAGCGTCCGGAGGAACAGG ACCGAGGGCGTGCGGGTATCGGTCAACGTCCTCTCGGACCACAAGGACCGGCCCGTCCTCTTCGTGGTGAGGCAGAAGGAGGCGGTGGTCTCCTTCCAGGTGCCGCTCATCCTCCGGGGCCT GTACCAGCGGAAATACGCGTACCAGGAGGTGAGCCGCACGCTCTGCCAGCCGCAGACCAAGGCCGAGGTGGAGACCCAGCACTTCTACGTGGATGTCTCCACGCTCTCCCTCAACACTTCCTACCAGCTGCGGGTCACCCGCGTGGAGAATTTTGTGCTGCG GACCAATGAAAGGTTCAGCTTCAACGCCACGGCCGCCCAGCCACAG TACTTCAAGTATGAGTTCCCTGAGGAGGTGGACTCAGTGATTGTGAAGGTGACCTCGGCCATGGCCTTCCCCTGCTCCGTCATCTCCATCCAGGACATCCTG TGCCCCGTCTACGACCTGGACAACAACGTGGCCTTCATCGGGATGTACCAGACCATGACGAAGAAGGCGGCCATCACGGTGCAG AAGAAGGATTTCCCCAGCCATAGCTTCtatgtggtggtggtggtgaagaCGGAGGACGAGGTGTGCGGGGGGCCTCTGCCCTACTACCCCCTCTCCAAGGGTGCCTCTCCAG ATGAACCCGTGGATCAGCACAACCGGCAGAAGACACTGGAGGTGATGGTGTCACCTGCCATAACCT ccgAGGCCTACGTGCGCAGTGTGCTCTTCTGTCTCGGCATCTTCCTCTCCTTCTACGTCCTCACGCTGCTCATCgcctgctgggagagctgccg gcagcacaaGAGGAAGGGGCTCTTGGCAGCCATGGATTCGCCCAACCTGGACACAG CATCACTCCTGG GTCACTCACGCAGCATCCCTGACTCCTTCCTGAACCATGGCCCCTACGACAGCTACGGCTACGGCTCCTTTG GGAatggctcctccagcagcaccgaGGGCATCACGGACAGCCTGGGCTCGGCAGAAGTCTCCTACAATTACGTGG GGGAGCGGTCACTGGAGAACGTGGCCGGCCGGCCGCGCATGGACTCGCTCAGCTCCATTGAGGAGGACGACTACGACACGCTGGCCGACATTGACTACGACAAGAATGTCATCCGCACCAAG CAATACCTGTGCGTGGCTGACCTGGCGCGCAAGGACAAGCGGGTGCTGCGCAAGAAGTACCAGATCTACTTCTG GAACATCGCCACCATTGCTGTCTTCTACGCCCTCCCCGTCGTCCAGCTCGTCATCACCTACCAGACG GTGGTGAATGTCACTGGCAACCAGGACATCTGCTACTACAACTTCTTGTGCGCCCACCCCCTGGGGAACCTCAG CGCTTTCAACAACATCCTCAGCAACCTGGGCTACGTCCTGCTGGGTTTGCTCTTCCTGCTGATCATCCTGCAGCGCGAGATCAACTACAACCGCGCGCTCCTGCGCAACGACGCCCACGCCCTG GAGTGCGGCATCCCCAAGCACTTCGGGCTCTTCTACGCCATGGGCACCGCCCTCATGATGGAGGGGCTGCTCAGCGCCTGCTACCACGTCTGCCCCAACTACACCAACTTCCAGTTCG ACACGTCCTTCATGTACATGATCGCGGGGCTCTGCATGCTGAAGCTCTACCAGAAGCGCCATCCGGACATCAATGCCAGCGCCTACAGCGCCTACGCCTGCCTGGCCCTCGTCATCTTCTTCTCCGTGGTGGGCGTG GTCTTTGGGAAGGGGAACACGGCCTTCTGGATCGTCTTCTCCGTTATCCACATCGTGGCCAcgctgctgctgagcacccaGCTGTACTACATGGGGCGCTGGAAGCTGG actCGGGCATCCTGCGCAGGATCCTGCACGTGCTGTACACGGACTGCGTCCGGCAGTGCAGCGGGCCCATGTACGTG GACCGAATGGTGCTCCTGGTCATGGGAAACATCATCAACTGGTCGCT AGCTGCCTACGGCCTCATTGTCCGCCCCAATGACTTCGCTTCCTACCTGCTGGCCATCGGCATCTGCAACCTCCTCCTCTACTTCGCCTTCTACATTATCATGAAG CTCCGCAGCGGCGAGCGCATCAAGCTCATCCCCCTGCTCTGCATCATCAGCACCTCTGTGGTCTGGGGCTTtgccctcttcttcttcttccaggGGCTCAGCACCTGGCAG AAAACGCCAGCTGAATCCCGGGAGCACAACCGTGACTGCATCCTGCTCGACTTCTTTGACGACCACGACATCtggcatttcctctcctccattGCCATGTTCGGCTCCTTCCTG GTGCTGCTGACGCTGGACGATGACCTGGACTGTGTCCAGCGGGACAAGATCTACGTCTTCTAG
- the SIDT2 gene encoding SID1 transmembrane family member 2 isoform X1, translating to MSGAGAAALAWALLAGALLSPPPVRPQLQPQLQPQPRRDRDVQEKEAQFNTTYIDWVDANLLNIYAFNHSVRRNRTEGVRVSVNVLSDHKDRPVLFVVRQKEAVVSFQVPLILRGLYQRKYAYQEVSRTLCQPQTKAEVETQHFYVDVSTLSLNTSYQLRVTRVENFVLRTNERFSFNATAAQPQYFKYEFPEEVDSVIVKVTSAMAFPCSVISIQDILCPVYDLDNNVAFIGMYQTMTKKAAITVQKKDFPSHSFYVVVVVKTEDEVCGGPLPYYPLSKGASPDEPVDQHNRQKTLEVMVSPAITSEAYVRSVLFCLGIFLSFYVLTLLIACWESCRQHKRKGLLAAMDSPNLDTASLLGHSRSIPDSFLNHGPYDSYGYGSFGNGSSSSTEGITDSLGSAEVSYNYVGQEQFKRRTPSTPMRPLSIAMGERSLENVAGRPRMDSLSSIEEDDYDTLADIDYDKNVIRTKQYLCVADLARKDKRVLRKKYQIYFWNIATIAVFYALPVVQLVITYQTVVNVTGNQDICYYNFLCAHPLGNLSAFNNILSNLGYVLLGLLFLLIILQREINYNRALLRNDAHALECGIPKHFGLFYAMGTALMMEGLLSACYHVCPNYTNFQFDTSFMYMIAGLCMLKLYQKRHPDINASAYSAYACLALVIFFSVVGVVFGKGNTAFWIVFSVIHIVATLLLSTQLYYMGRWKLDSGILRRILHVLYTDCVRQCSGPMYVDRMVLLVMGNIINWSLAAYGLIVRPNDFASYLLAIGICNLLLYFAFYIIMKLRSGERIKLIPLLCIISTSVVWGFALFFFFQGLSTWQKTPAESREHNRDCILLDFFDDHDIWHFLSSIAMFGSFLVLLTLDDDLDCVQRDKIYVF from the exons ATGTCGGGCGCCGGGGCGGCCGCGCTGGCCTGGGCGCTGCTGGCCGGGGCACTGCTGTCCCCGCCGCCCGTccggccccagctccagccccagctccagccccagccgcGCAGGGACCGCGACGTGCAGGAAAAGGAAGCGCAGTTCAACACCACCTACATCGACTGGGTGGACGCCAACCTGCTCAACATCTACGCCTTCAACCACAGCGTCCGGAGGAACAGG ACCGAGGGCGTGCGGGTATCGGTCAACGTCCTCTCGGACCACAAGGACCGGCCCGTCCTCTTCGTGGTGAGGCAGAAGGAGGCGGTGGTCTCCTTCCAGGTGCCGCTCATCCTCCGGGGCCT GTACCAGCGGAAATACGCGTACCAGGAGGTGAGCCGCACGCTCTGCCAGCCGCAGACCAAGGCCGAGGTGGAGACCCAGCACTTCTACGTGGATGTCTCCACGCTCTCCCTCAACACTTCCTACCAGCTGCGGGTCACCCGCGTGGAGAATTTTGTGCTGCG GACCAATGAAAGGTTCAGCTTCAACGCCACGGCCGCCCAGCCACAG TACTTCAAGTATGAGTTCCCTGAGGAGGTGGACTCAGTGATTGTGAAGGTGACCTCGGCCATGGCCTTCCCCTGCTCCGTCATCTCCATCCAGGACATCCTG TGCCCCGTCTACGACCTGGACAACAACGTGGCCTTCATCGGGATGTACCAGACCATGACGAAGAAGGCGGCCATCACGGTGCAG AAGAAGGATTTCCCCAGCCATAGCTTCtatgtggtggtggtggtgaagaCGGAGGACGAGGTGTGCGGGGGGCCTCTGCCCTACTACCCCCTCTCCAAGGGTGCCTCTCCAG ATGAACCCGTGGATCAGCACAACCGGCAGAAGACACTGGAGGTGATGGTGTCACCTGCCATAACCT ccgAGGCCTACGTGCGCAGTGTGCTCTTCTGTCTCGGCATCTTCCTCTCCTTCTACGTCCTCACGCTGCTCATCgcctgctgggagagctgccg gcagcacaaGAGGAAGGGGCTCTTGGCAGCCATGGATTCGCCCAACCTGGACACAG CATCACTCCTGG GTCACTCACGCAGCATCCCTGACTCCTTCCTGAACCATGGCCCCTACGACAGCTACGGCTACGGCTCCTTTG GGAatggctcctccagcagcaccgaGGGCATCACGGACAGCCTGGGCTCGGCAGAAGTCTCCTACAATTACGTGG GGCAGGAGCAGTTCAAGCGGCGCACGCCCTCCACCCCGATGAGGCCGCTGAGCATTGCCATGG GGGAGCGGTCACTGGAGAACGTGGCCGGCCGGCCGCGCATGGACTCGCTCAGCTCCATTGAGGAGGACGACTACGACACGCTGGCCGACATTGACTACGACAAGAATGTCATCCGCACCAAG CAATACCTGTGCGTGGCTGACCTGGCGCGCAAGGACAAGCGGGTGCTGCGCAAGAAGTACCAGATCTACTTCTG GAACATCGCCACCATTGCTGTCTTCTACGCCCTCCCCGTCGTCCAGCTCGTCATCACCTACCAGACG GTGGTGAATGTCACTGGCAACCAGGACATCTGCTACTACAACTTCTTGTGCGCCCACCCCCTGGGGAACCTCAG CGCTTTCAACAACATCCTCAGCAACCTGGGCTACGTCCTGCTGGGTTTGCTCTTCCTGCTGATCATCCTGCAGCGCGAGATCAACTACAACCGCGCGCTCCTGCGCAACGACGCCCACGCCCTG GAGTGCGGCATCCCCAAGCACTTCGGGCTCTTCTACGCCATGGGCACCGCCCTCATGATGGAGGGGCTGCTCAGCGCCTGCTACCACGTCTGCCCCAACTACACCAACTTCCAGTTCG ACACGTCCTTCATGTACATGATCGCGGGGCTCTGCATGCTGAAGCTCTACCAGAAGCGCCATCCGGACATCAATGCCAGCGCCTACAGCGCCTACGCCTGCCTGGCCCTCGTCATCTTCTTCTCCGTGGTGGGCGTG GTCTTTGGGAAGGGGAACACGGCCTTCTGGATCGTCTTCTCCGTTATCCACATCGTGGCCAcgctgctgctgagcacccaGCTGTACTACATGGGGCGCTGGAAGCTGG actCGGGCATCCTGCGCAGGATCCTGCACGTGCTGTACACGGACTGCGTCCGGCAGTGCAGCGGGCCCATGTACGTG GACCGAATGGTGCTCCTGGTCATGGGAAACATCATCAACTGGTCGCT AGCTGCCTACGGCCTCATTGTCCGCCCCAATGACTTCGCTTCCTACCTGCTGGCCATCGGCATCTGCAACCTCCTCCTCTACTTCGCCTTCTACATTATCATGAAG CTCCGCAGCGGCGAGCGCATCAAGCTCATCCCCCTGCTCTGCATCATCAGCACCTCTGTGGTCTGGGGCTTtgccctcttcttcttcttccaggGGCTCAGCACCTGGCAG AAAACGCCAGCTGAATCCCGGGAGCACAACCGTGACTGCATCCTGCTCGACTTCTTTGACGACCACGACATCtggcatttcctctcctccattGCCATGTTCGGCTCCTTCCTG GTGCTGCTGACGCTGGACGATGACCTGGACTGTGTCCAGCGGGACAAGATCTACGTCTTCTAG
- the SIDT2 gene encoding SID1 transmembrane family member 2 isoform X2: MSGAGAAALAWALLAGALLSPPPVRPQLQPQLQPQPRRDRDVQEKEAQFNTTYIDWVDANLLNIYAFNHSVRRNRTEGVRVSVNVLSDHKDRPVLFVVRQKEAVVSFQVPLILRGLYQRKYAYQEVSRTLCQPQTKAEVETQHFYVDVSTLSLNTSYQLRVTRVENFVLRTNERFSFNATAAQPQYFKYEFPEEVDSVIVKVTSAMAFPCSVISIQDILCPVYDLDNNVAFIGMYQTMTKKAAITVQKKDFPSHSFYVVVVVKTEDEVCGGPLPYYPLSKGASPDEPVDQHNRQKTLEVMVSPAITSEAYVRSVLFCLGIFLSFYVLTLLIACWESCRQHKRKGLLAAMDSPNLDTGHSRSIPDSFLNHGPYDSYGYGSFGNGSSSSTEGITDSLGSAEVSYNYVGQEQFKRRTPSTPMRPLSIAMGERSLENVAGRPRMDSLSSIEEDDYDTLADIDYDKNVIRTKQYLCVADLARKDKRVLRKKYQIYFWNIATIAVFYALPVVQLVITYQTVVNVTGNQDICYYNFLCAHPLGNLSAFNNILSNLGYVLLGLLFLLIILQREINYNRALLRNDAHALECGIPKHFGLFYAMGTALMMEGLLSACYHVCPNYTNFQFDTSFMYMIAGLCMLKLYQKRHPDINASAYSAYACLALVIFFSVVGVVFGKGNTAFWIVFSVIHIVATLLLSTQLYYMGRWKLDSGILRRILHVLYTDCVRQCSGPMYVDRMVLLVMGNIINWSLAAYGLIVRPNDFASYLLAIGICNLLLYFAFYIIMKLRSGERIKLIPLLCIISTSVVWGFALFFFFQGLSTWQKTPAESREHNRDCILLDFFDDHDIWHFLSSIAMFGSFLVLLTLDDDLDCVQRDKIYVF, from the exons ATGTCGGGCGCCGGGGCGGCCGCGCTGGCCTGGGCGCTGCTGGCCGGGGCACTGCTGTCCCCGCCGCCCGTccggccccagctccagccccagctccagccccagccgcGCAGGGACCGCGACGTGCAGGAAAAGGAAGCGCAGTTCAACACCACCTACATCGACTGGGTGGACGCCAACCTGCTCAACATCTACGCCTTCAACCACAGCGTCCGGAGGAACAGG ACCGAGGGCGTGCGGGTATCGGTCAACGTCCTCTCGGACCACAAGGACCGGCCCGTCCTCTTCGTGGTGAGGCAGAAGGAGGCGGTGGTCTCCTTCCAGGTGCCGCTCATCCTCCGGGGCCT GTACCAGCGGAAATACGCGTACCAGGAGGTGAGCCGCACGCTCTGCCAGCCGCAGACCAAGGCCGAGGTGGAGACCCAGCACTTCTACGTGGATGTCTCCACGCTCTCCCTCAACACTTCCTACCAGCTGCGGGTCACCCGCGTGGAGAATTTTGTGCTGCG GACCAATGAAAGGTTCAGCTTCAACGCCACGGCCGCCCAGCCACAG TACTTCAAGTATGAGTTCCCTGAGGAGGTGGACTCAGTGATTGTGAAGGTGACCTCGGCCATGGCCTTCCCCTGCTCCGTCATCTCCATCCAGGACATCCTG TGCCCCGTCTACGACCTGGACAACAACGTGGCCTTCATCGGGATGTACCAGACCATGACGAAGAAGGCGGCCATCACGGTGCAG AAGAAGGATTTCCCCAGCCATAGCTTCtatgtggtggtggtggtgaagaCGGAGGACGAGGTGTGCGGGGGGCCTCTGCCCTACTACCCCCTCTCCAAGGGTGCCTCTCCAG ATGAACCCGTGGATCAGCACAACCGGCAGAAGACACTGGAGGTGATGGTGTCACCTGCCATAACCT ccgAGGCCTACGTGCGCAGTGTGCTCTTCTGTCTCGGCATCTTCCTCTCCTTCTACGTCCTCACGCTGCTCATCgcctgctgggagagctgccg gcagcacaaGAGGAAGGGGCTCTTGGCAGCCATGGATTCGCCCAACCTGGACACAG GTCACTCACGCAGCATCCCTGACTCCTTCCTGAACCATGGCCCCTACGACAGCTACGGCTACGGCTCCTTTG GGAatggctcctccagcagcaccgaGGGCATCACGGACAGCCTGGGCTCGGCAGAAGTCTCCTACAATTACGTGG GGCAGGAGCAGTTCAAGCGGCGCACGCCCTCCACCCCGATGAGGCCGCTGAGCATTGCCATGG GGGAGCGGTCACTGGAGAACGTGGCCGGCCGGCCGCGCATGGACTCGCTCAGCTCCATTGAGGAGGACGACTACGACACGCTGGCCGACATTGACTACGACAAGAATGTCATCCGCACCAAG CAATACCTGTGCGTGGCTGACCTGGCGCGCAAGGACAAGCGGGTGCTGCGCAAGAAGTACCAGATCTACTTCTG GAACATCGCCACCATTGCTGTCTTCTACGCCCTCCCCGTCGTCCAGCTCGTCATCACCTACCAGACG GTGGTGAATGTCACTGGCAACCAGGACATCTGCTACTACAACTTCTTGTGCGCCCACCCCCTGGGGAACCTCAG CGCTTTCAACAACATCCTCAGCAACCTGGGCTACGTCCTGCTGGGTTTGCTCTTCCTGCTGATCATCCTGCAGCGCGAGATCAACTACAACCGCGCGCTCCTGCGCAACGACGCCCACGCCCTG GAGTGCGGCATCCCCAAGCACTTCGGGCTCTTCTACGCCATGGGCACCGCCCTCATGATGGAGGGGCTGCTCAGCGCCTGCTACCACGTCTGCCCCAACTACACCAACTTCCAGTTCG ACACGTCCTTCATGTACATGATCGCGGGGCTCTGCATGCTGAAGCTCTACCAGAAGCGCCATCCGGACATCAATGCCAGCGCCTACAGCGCCTACGCCTGCCTGGCCCTCGTCATCTTCTTCTCCGTGGTGGGCGTG GTCTTTGGGAAGGGGAACACGGCCTTCTGGATCGTCTTCTCCGTTATCCACATCGTGGCCAcgctgctgctgagcacccaGCTGTACTACATGGGGCGCTGGAAGCTGG actCGGGCATCCTGCGCAGGATCCTGCACGTGCTGTACACGGACTGCGTCCGGCAGTGCAGCGGGCCCATGTACGTG GACCGAATGGTGCTCCTGGTCATGGGAAACATCATCAACTGGTCGCT AGCTGCCTACGGCCTCATTGTCCGCCCCAATGACTTCGCTTCCTACCTGCTGGCCATCGGCATCTGCAACCTCCTCCTCTACTTCGCCTTCTACATTATCATGAAG CTCCGCAGCGGCGAGCGCATCAAGCTCATCCCCCTGCTCTGCATCATCAGCACCTCTGTGGTCTGGGGCTTtgccctcttcttcttcttccaggGGCTCAGCACCTGGCAG AAAACGCCAGCTGAATCCCGGGAGCACAACCGTGACTGCATCCTGCTCGACTTCTTTGACGACCACGACATCtggcatttcctctcctccattGCCATGTTCGGCTCCTTCCTG GTGCTGCTGACGCTGGACGATGACCTGGACTGTGTCCAGCGGGACAAGATCTACGTCTTCTAG
- the SIDT2 gene encoding SID1 transmembrane family member 2 isoform X4 — MSGAGAAALAWALLAGALLSPPPVRPQLQPQLQPQPRRDRDVQEKEAQFNTTYIDWVDANLLNIYAFNHSVRRNRTEGVRVSVNVLSDHKDRPVLFVVRQKEAVVSFQVPLILRGLYQRKYAYQEVSRTLCQPQTKAEVETQHFYVDVSTLSLNTSYQLRVTRVENFVLRTNERFSFNATAAQPQYFKYEFPEEVDSVIVKVTSAMAFPCSVISIQDILCPVYDLDNNVAFIGMYQTMTKKAAITVQKKDFPSHSFYVVVVVKTEDEVCGGPLPYYPLSKGASPDEPVDQHNRQKTLEVMVSPAITSEAYVRSVLFCLGIFLSFYVLTLLIACWESCRQHKRKGLLAAMDSPNLDTGHSRSIPDSFLNHGPYDSYGYGSFGNGSSSSTEGITDSLGSAEVSYNYVGERSLENVAGRPRMDSLSSIEEDDYDTLADIDYDKNVIRTKQYLCVADLARKDKRVLRKKYQIYFWNIATIAVFYALPVVQLVITYQTVVNVTGNQDICYYNFLCAHPLGNLSAFNNILSNLGYVLLGLLFLLIILQREINYNRALLRNDAHALECGIPKHFGLFYAMGTALMMEGLLSACYHVCPNYTNFQFDTSFMYMIAGLCMLKLYQKRHPDINASAYSAYACLALVIFFSVVGVVFGKGNTAFWIVFSVIHIVATLLLSTQLYYMGRWKLDSGILRRILHVLYTDCVRQCSGPMYVDRMVLLVMGNIINWSLAAYGLIVRPNDFASYLLAIGICNLLLYFAFYIIMKLRSGERIKLIPLLCIISTSVVWGFALFFFFQGLSTWQKTPAESREHNRDCILLDFFDDHDIWHFLSSIAMFGSFLVLLTLDDDLDCVQRDKIYVF; from the exons ATGTCGGGCGCCGGGGCGGCCGCGCTGGCCTGGGCGCTGCTGGCCGGGGCACTGCTGTCCCCGCCGCCCGTccggccccagctccagccccagctccagccccagccgcGCAGGGACCGCGACGTGCAGGAAAAGGAAGCGCAGTTCAACACCACCTACATCGACTGGGTGGACGCCAACCTGCTCAACATCTACGCCTTCAACCACAGCGTCCGGAGGAACAGG ACCGAGGGCGTGCGGGTATCGGTCAACGTCCTCTCGGACCACAAGGACCGGCCCGTCCTCTTCGTGGTGAGGCAGAAGGAGGCGGTGGTCTCCTTCCAGGTGCCGCTCATCCTCCGGGGCCT GTACCAGCGGAAATACGCGTACCAGGAGGTGAGCCGCACGCTCTGCCAGCCGCAGACCAAGGCCGAGGTGGAGACCCAGCACTTCTACGTGGATGTCTCCACGCTCTCCCTCAACACTTCCTACCAGCTGCGGGTCACCCGCGTGGAGAATTTTGTGCTGCG GACCAATGAAAGGTTCAGCTTCAACGCCACGGCCGCCCAGCCACAG TACTTCAAGTATGAGTTCCCTGAGGAGGTGGACTCAGTGATTGTGAAGGTGACCTCGGCCATGGCCTTCCCCTGCTCCGTCATCTCCATCCAGGACATCCTG TGCCCCGTCTACGACCTGGACAACAACGTGGCCTTCATCGGGATGTACCAGACCATGACGAAGAAGGCGGCCATCACGGTGCAG AAGAAGGATTTCCCCAGCCATAGCTTCtatgtggtggtggtggtgaagaCGGAGGACGAGGTGTGCGGGGGGCCTCTGCCCTACTACCCCCTCTCCAAGGGTGCCTCTCCAG ATGAACCCGTGGATCAGCACAACCGGCAGAAGACACTGGAGGTGATGGTGTCACCTGCCATAACCT ccgAGGCCTACGTGCGCAGTGTGCTCTTCTGTCTCGGCATCTTCCTCTCCTTCTACGTCCTCACGCTGCTCATCgcctgctgggagagctgccg gcagcacaaGAGGAAGGGGCTCTTGGCAGCCATGGATTCGCCCAACCTGGACACAG GTCACTCACGCAGCATCCCTGACTCCTTCCTGAACCATGGCCCCTACGACAGCTACGGCTACGGCTCCTTTG GGAatggctcctccagcagcaccgaGGGCATCACGGACAGCCTGGGCTCGGCAGAAGTCTCCTACAATTACGTGG GGGAGCGGTCACTGGAGAACGTGGCCGGCCGGCCGCGCATGGACTCGCTCAGCTCCATTGAGGAGGACGACTACGACACGCTGGCCGACATTGACTACGACAAGAATGTCATCCGCACCAAG CAATACCTGTGCGTGGCTGACCTGGCGCGCAAGGACAAGCGGGTGCTGCGCAAGAAGTACCAGATCTACTTCTG GAACATCGCCACCATTGCTGTCTTCTACGCCCTCCCCGTCGTCCAGCTCGTCATCACCTACCAGACG GTGGTGAATGTCACTGGCAACCAGGACATCTGCTACTACAACTTCTTGTGCGCCCACCCCCTGGGGAACCTCAG CGCTTTCAACAACATCCTCAGCAACCTGGGCTACGTCCTGCTGGGTTTGCTCTTCCTGCTGATCATCCTGCAGCGCGAGATCAACTACAACCGCGCGCTCCTGCGCAACGACGCCCACGCCCTG GAGTGCGGCATCCCCAAGCACTTCGGGCTCTTCTACGCCATGGGCACCGCCCTCATGATGGAGGGGCTGCTCAGCGCCTGCTACCACGTCTGCCCCAACTACACCAACTTCCAGTTCG ACACGTCCTTCATGTACATGATCGCGGGGCTCTGCATGCTGAAGCTCTACCAGAAGCGCCATCCGGACATCAATGCCAGCGCCTACAGCGCCTACGCCTGCCTGGCCCTCGTCATCTTCTTCTCCGTGGTGGGCGTG GTCTTTGGGAAGGGGAACACGGCCTTCTGGATCGTCTTCTCCGTTATCCACATCGTGGCCAcgctgctgctgagcacccaGCTGTACTACATGGGGCGCTGGAAGCTGG actCGGGCATCCTGCGCAGGATCCTGCACGTGCTGTACACGGACTGCGTCCGGCAGTGCAGCGGGCCCATGTACGTG GACCGAATGGTGCTCCTGGTCATGGGAAACATCATCAACTGGTCGCT AGCTGCCTACGGCCTCATTGTCCGCCCCAATGACTTCGCTTCCTACCTGCTGGCCATCGGCATCTGCAACCTCCTCCTCTACTTCGCCTTCTACATTATCATGAAG CTCCGCAGCGGCGAGCGCATCAAGCTCATCCCCCTGCTCTGCATCATCAGCACCTCTGTGGTCTGGGGCTTtgccctcttcttcttcttccaggGGCTCAGCACCTGGCAG AAAACGCCAGCTGAATCCCGGGAGCACAACCGTGACTGCATCCTGCTCGACTTCTTTGACGACCACGACATCtggcatttcctctcctccattGCCATGTTCGGCTCCTTCCTG GTGCTGCTGACGCTGGACGATGACCTGGACTGTGTCCAGCGGGACAAGATCTACGTCTTCTAG